Below is a window of Myxococcales bacterium DNA.
ATCCGGCTGCAGCTGTCTCGTATCCAAAAGCGGGTCGCTGCCAATCACGGTGTTCCGTTCTCATTCGAGGACGCCGTGGTGGATCTCATCCGCAGCCGCTGTACGGAGCTCGAAAGCGGCGGGCGGATGATCGACGCCATCGTGACCAACACCATGCTGCCCCGGATCAGCCAAGAGATCTTGAGCCGCATGATGCAGGGGCGCCAGGTTGGGCGTATCCACATCACCACCGCTGACAGCGAATTCGACTACGCATTCGACTGAGCCTTGCGAGGGCCTCCTCCCCCGCGATGGGCCTTCCGGTGCCGGCGCGGCCCCATTCACTAGGGGGCCGGCCGGTCCCCGCGAACCAGCGGTCGTTCCGGTCCTCTCGAGGGCAGTTTCAGCTCTCGCAGCGTGACGCAGCGCCTTGTGGCGGACGGCTGGCCATGCTAGCGAGCCGAACCCGGGCCAAGGCGCAAGGCTTCTGCAGCCGCCTGCCTTGGCGTCTCTGGCGCATGCCGCACTGTTCGTGTTAGCAACGAAGACATGGCGCCCAAAAATGCCCGAAAGGGCCCTCGTGAAACGAACCACTCCGTGCTCCGGCAGGCCATGATTCGGCGGCTGCCGCGCAGGGTCGCCGCATCGGGACGAATGTTTTTTCCAGCGGTGCCCTCCCTGGCGGACCACTACGCGGAGGTCATGCACAAAACGTTTGCCGTCCTGGGTCGCTACTTCAACCGAGACGAGACGAACCGAATCCGCGAGCTCCTGAAAAAGAAGGCTGACGAGGCCTTCGCCCAATCCCCCTACGCCCGCCTCGTCGTCGACTACCACACCGACGATCCTCCCGCGACCTCATTGACCTACAAGATTTCGATCGAGGAAAGCTCCGTCGAAGCAGAGTACGAGCGCTGGACGAAGAGTCGGACGCCCCCACTTTTCGGAACCCATCCAGACGCCAAAGTGATGAACCTGGCGCGGTCTTTGGGGGAACCTGCCGCTGTGCCTGTGCTCGACGTCGGCGCGGGGACTGGACGCAACAGTCTACCGCTCGCACGTGAGGGATTTCCCGTCGATGCCGTCGAGTTGGCGCCAGCGTTGGTGGAAATCCTCGCCCGCGACGCGAACGCGGAGAGTCTGCCCGTTCGCATCGTCCAGGGCGACGCGGTCTCAGGACAACTCGACCTCCGCAAAAGCCACTACAAGCTCGTTTTCCTGTCTGAAGTGATCGCCTCGCACATCCGTGACGTGCCCTCCTGTCGCACGATTTTCGAGGAAGCGGCGGCCGCGCTGGCGCCCGGCGGTCTTCTCGCCTTCAACGCCTTCATGGCCACGCCCGCTTACTTCCCCGATCCCCTTACGCGAGAGCTGTCACAGGTTTTCTGGTGCGTCGCGTTCACACAGAAAGACATGAAGGCCGCAATGGAGGGTTTGCCCTTCGAGCTCATCTCCGACGAGGCCTGCCTCGAGTTCGAGCGAGAGCACTTGAAGGATGAGCAGTGGCCCCCCACTGGGTGGTTCGAGGATTGGGCTCAGGGTCAGGATCTCTTCGACATTCCTGACGGCAAGTCGCCCCTCGAGCTTC
It encodes the following:
- a CDS encoding class I SAM-dependent methyltransferase, with product MAPKNARKGPRETNHSVLRQAMIRRLPRRVAASGRMFFPAVPSLADHYAEVMHKTFAVLGRYFNRDETNRIRELLKKKADEAFAQSPYARLVVDYHTDDPPATSLTYKISIEESSVEAEYERWTKSRTPPLFGTHPDAKVMNLARSLGEPAAVPVLDVGAGTGRNSLPLAREGFPVDAVELAPALVEILARDANAESLPVRIVQGDAVSGQLDLRKSHYKLVFLSEVIASHIRDVPSCRTIFEEAAAALAPGGLLAFNAFMATPAYFPDPLTRELSQVFWCVAFTQKDMKAAMEGLPFELISDEACLEFEREHLKDEQWPPTGWFEDWAQGQDLFDIPDGKSPLELRWLVYRKTSGEP